The proteins below are encoded in one region of Micromonospora sp. DSM 45708:
- a CDS encoding PLP-dependent cysteine synthase family protein — protein MARYDSLLDASGGTPLVGLPRLSPTVPDGAPPVRLWAKLEDRNPTGSIKDRAALFMVRAAEEAGRLRPGDTILEPTSGNTGISLAMVAKLRGYRLVCVMPENVSTERVQLLRMYGAEIIFSPAAGGSNQAVATAKQIAAEHPDWVMLYQYGNEANARAHYETTGPELLRDLPGITHFVAGLGTTGTLMGTGRYLREKVDGIQIVAAEPRYGELVYGLRNIDEGYVPELYDAGVLSRRFSVGTRDAVLRTRQLVEVEGIFAGFSTGAILHAALAVAHEAVKAGRGADVAFVVCDGGWKYLSTGAYGGTLADAEDALEGQLWA, from the coding sequence ATGGCGCGGTACGACAGCCTGCTCGACGCCTCCGGCGGCACACCGCTCGTCGGTCTGCCCCGGCTCTCCCCGACCGTGCCCGACGGGGCGCCGCCGGTGCGGCTCTGGGCCAAGCTCGAGGACCGGAACCCGACCGGCAGCATCAAGGACCGCGCGGCCCTGTTCATGGTCCGTGCGGCCGAGGAGGCCGGCCGGCTCCGTCCCGGTGACACCATCCTGGAGCCGACCAGCGGCAACACCGGCATCTCGCTGGCCATGGTGGCGAAGCTGCGGGGTTACCGGCTGGTCTGCGTGATGCCGGAGAACGTCTCCACCGAGCGGGTGCAGCTGCTCCGGATGTACGGCGCGGAGATCATTTTCTCGCCGGCCGCCGGTGGCTCGAACCAGGCCGTCGCCACCGCCAAGCAGATCGCGGCCGAGCACCCGGACTGGGTGATGCTCTACCAGTACGGCAACGAGGCGAACGCCCGGGCGCACTACGAGACGACCGGGCCGGAGCTGCTGCGCGACCTGCCGGGCATCACCCACTTCGTGGCCGGGTTGGGCACCACCGGCACGCTCATGGGCACCGGCCGCTACCTGCGGGAGAAGGTCGACGGGATCCAGATCGTGGCGGCCGAGCCGCGCTACGGCGAGCTGGTCTACGGCCTGCGCAACATCGACGAGGGCTACGTGCCCGAGCTGTACGACGCCGGGGTGCTCTCCCGGCGCTTCTCGGTGGGCACCCGGGACGCGGTGCTGCGCACCCGGCAGCTCGTCGAGGTGGAGGGGATCTTCGCCGGCTTCTCCACCGGCGCGATCCTGCACGCCGCGCTGGCCGTGGCGCACGAGGCGGTCAAGGCGGGCCGCGGCGCCGACGTGGCGTTCGTGGTCTGCGACGGCGGGTGGAAGTACCTGTCCACCGGCGCCTACGGCGGCACGCTCGCGGACGCCGAGGACGCGCTGGAGGGGCAACTCTGGGCCTGA
- the hutI gene encoding imidazolonepropionase gives MGTLLIDNIGELVTNDGRGGDPLGVRRDAAVLIEDGQVAWVGPARYAPAAARRIDADGAAVLPGFVDSHAHLVFAGDRAAEFAARMAGEPYTGGGIRTTVGATRAASDDDLRATVGRLRAEMRRQGTTTVEIKSGYGLTVADETRSLRIAAEFTEDTTFLGAHVVPAEYADRPDDYVGLVCGPMLAAAAPYARWIDVFCERGAFDADHARAILTCGQAVGLGVRLHANQLGPGPAVRLGVELGAASVDHCTHLSDADVDALAGSETVATLLPGAEFSTRSPYPDARRLLDAGVTVALATDCNPGSSYTSSMPFCVALAVREMRMTPAEAVWAATAGGAAALRRTDVGRLTPGSRADLVILDAPTHLHLAYRPGVPLIRQVLHNGVPR, from the coding sequence ATCGGCACCCTTCTCATCGACAACATCGGTGAGCTGGTCACCAACGACGGCCGGGGCGGCGACCCGCTGGGCGTGCGCCGCGACGCCGCCGTGCTCATCGAGGACGGGCAGGTGGCCTGGGTCGGGCCGGCCCGCTACGCGCCGGCCGCCGCCCGGCGGATCGACGCCGACGGCGCGGCCGTGCTGCCCGGCTTCGTGGACAGCCACGCCCACCTGGTCTTCGCCGGCGACCGGGCCGCCGAGTTCGCCGCCCGGATGGCCGGCGAGCCCTACACCGGCGGCGGCATCCGAACCACCGTCGGCGCGACGCGCGCCGCCTCCGACGACGACCTGCGCGCCACCGTGGGCCGGCTGCGCGCGGAGATGCGGCGGCAGGGCACCACCACCGTCGAGATCAAGAGCGGGTACGGCCTGACCGTCGCCGACGAGACCCGCTCGCTGCGGATCGCCGCCGAGTTCACCGAGGACACCACGTTCCTCGGCGCGCACGTCGTCCCCGCCGAGTACGCCGACCGCCCCGACGACTACGTGGGCCTGGTGTGTGGGCCGATGCTGGCCGCCGCCGCGCCGTACGCCCGCTGGATCGACGTGTTCTGCGAGCGGGGCGCGTTCGACGCCGACCACGCACGGGCGATCCTCACCTGCGGGCAGGCGGTCGGGTTGGGCGTCCGGCTGCACGCCAACCAGCTCGGCCCCGGGCCGGCCGTCCGGCTCGGGGTGGAACTCGGCGCGGCCAGCGTGGACCACTGCACCCACCTGTCCGACGCCGACGTCGACGCGCTCGCCGGCTCGGAGACGGTCGCCACGCTGCTGCCCGGCGCCGAGTTCTCCACCCGGTCGCCCTACCCGGACGCCCGGCGGCTGCTCGACGCGGGCGTCACCGTGGCGCTGGCCACCGACTGCAACCCCGGCTCGTCGTACACCTCGTCGATGCCGTTCTGTGTCGCGCTCGCCGTACGCGAGATGCGGATGACCCCGGCGGAGGCGGTGTGGGCCGCGACCGCCGGCGGGGCGGCGGCGCTGCGCCGCACCGACGTCGGGCGGTTGACCCCCGGGTCCCGGGCCGACCTGGTCATCCTCGACGCCCCGACCCACCTGCACCTGGCCTACCGGCCGGGGGTGCCACTGATCCGTCAGGTTCTGCACAACGGAGTGCCACGATGA
- a CDS encoding glycosyltransferase, with product MTGAGPRPVRIVRLANFVTARSGGLRTALRQLGAGYLAAGHEPVLVVPGARPSDRMRPWGREIALPGPELPGTGGYRVLSDRRGLARLLTDLAPDRIEVSDRSTLRWTGRWAREHGVRSTMVSHESLTGLLGQWGMPAGLARRTADRLNRETARRYDRIVCTTGWAAEEFVRLGGPPVERVPLGVDLDTFHPRRADPALRERYADDSEVLLVHCARLSVEKRPALAVAALARLRRAGVPAVLVLAGDGPLRPALTRWAAGLPVHFTGFLPDRLAVAALLASADVALAPGPVETFGLAGLEALACGTPVVANAASALPEVIGAGGLAAYGTPAAFAVAVRRLLDRPAAERRAAARARAEEFGWPAAVAGFLRAHGVDPPER from the coding sequence GTGACCGGGGCCGGTCCCCGCCCGGTCCGCATCGTCCGGCTGGCCAACTTCGTGACGGCGCGCTCCGGCGGGCTGCGGACGGCGTTGCGGCAGCTCGGCGCCGGCTATCTGGCCGCCGGTCACGAACCCGTGCTGGTGGTCCCCGGCGCGCGTCCCTCGGACCGCATGCGTCCGTGGGGGCGGGAGATCGCGCTGCCCGGACCGGAACTGCCCGGCACCGGCGGCTACCGGGTGCTGTCGGACCGGCGGGGGCTGGCCCGGCTCCTCACCGACCTGGCCCCGGACCGGATCGAGGTCTCCGACCGCAGCACGCTGCGCTGGACCGGCCGCTGGGCGCGGGAGCACGGGGTGCGCTCGACGATGGTCTCGCACGAGAGCCTGACCGGGCTGCTCGGTCAGTGGGGGATGCCGGCCGGGCTGGCCCGGCGGACCGCCGACCGGCTGAACCGCGAGACGGCACGGCGGTACGACCGGATCGTCTGCACCACCGGCTGGGCCGCCGAGGAGTTCGTCCGGTTGGGCGGGCCGCCGGTGGAGCGGGTGCCGCTCGGTGTCGACCTGGACACGTTCCATCCCCGTCGCGCCGACCCGGCGCTGCGGGAACGGTACGCCGACGACTCCGAGGTGCTGCTGGTGCACTGCGCCCGGCTCTCCGTGGAGAAGCGTCCCGCGCTGGCGGTGGCCGCGCTGGCCCGGCTGCGACGTGCCGGCGTACCGGCGGTCCTGGTGCTGGCCGGTGACGGGCCGCTGCGGCCGGCGCTGACCCGGTGGGCGGCGGGCCTGCCGGTGCACTTCACCGGTTTCCTGCCGGACCGGTTGGCGGTGGCCGCGCTGCTGGCCAGCGCGGACGTGGCGCTCGCACCGGGGCCGGTGGAGACGTTCGGCCTGGCCGGGCTGGAGGCGCTCGCGTGCGGCACGCCGGTGGTGGCGAACGCGGCGAGTGCCCTGCCGGAGGTGATCGGCGCGGGCGGGCTCGCCGCGTACGGCACCCCGGCGGCGTTCGCCGTCGCGGTCCGCCGGCTGCTGGACCGGCCGGCGGCGGAGCGCCGCGCCGCCGCGCGGGCCCGCGCCGAGGAGTTCGGCTGGCCGGCCGCGGTGGCGGGTTTCCTCCGCGCGCACGGCGTCGACCCGCCGGAGCGCTGA
- the rph gene encoding ribonuclease PH: MARPDGRRPDQLRPVTLTRGWSTHPEGSVLVEFGATRVLCTASVTEGVPRWRKGSGLGWVTAEYAMLPRATNTRSDRESVRGKIGGRTHEISRLIGRSLRACVDLKALGENSVVLDCDVLQADGGTRTAAITGAYVALYDAVTWLAERKALTGKVAKVMHRSVSAVSVGVIGGEPMLDLCYAEDVTAEVDMNVVCTGTGDFVEVQGTGEAGVFARDQLDALLDLGVAGCLELADAQRKALNL; the protein is encoded by the coding sequence ATGGCGCGACCTGACGGGCGGCGGCCCGACCAACTCCGACCGGTGACCCTGACCCGGGGCTGGAGCACCCACCCGGAGGGCTCGGTGCTCGTGGAGTTCGGCGCGACGCGCGTGCTCTGCACGGCAAGCGTCACCGAGGGGGTGCCCCGCTGGCGCAAGGGCTCCGGGCTGGGCTGGGTGACCGCCGAGTACGCGATGCTGCCGAGGGCCACCAACACCCGCTCCGACCGGGAGAGCGTGCGGGGGAAGATCGGCGGTCGCACGCACGAGATCTCCCGGCTGATCGGTCGTAGCCTGCGCGCCTGCGTCGACCTCAAGGCGTTGGGCGAGAACTCCGTGGTGCTCGACTGCGACGTGCTCCAGGCCGACGGCGGCACGCGCACCGCCGCGATCACCGGCGCGTACGTCGCGCTGTACGACGCGGTGACCTGGCTGGCCGAGCGCAAGGCGCTGACCGGCAAGGTGGCGAAGGTGATGCACCGTTCGGTGTCCGCGGTCAGCGTCGGCGTGATCGGCGGCGAGCCGATGCTCGACCTCTGCTACGCCGAGGACGTGACCGCCGAGGTGGACATGAACGTGGTCTGCACCGGCACCGGCGACTTCGTCGAGGTGCAGGGGACGGGCGAGGCCGGTGTCTTCGCCCGCGACCAGCTCGACGCGCTGCTCGACCTGGGCGTGGCGGGCTGCCTGGAACTGGCCGACGCGCAGCGGAAGGCGCTCAACCTGTGA
- the hutH gene encoding histidine ammonia-lyase produces MTTVTILSTGVSPADVLAVARGTAKVVLDPAAVEAMATSRSIVDGIEAAGRPVYGVSTGFGALANTFVAPERRAELQHALIRSHAAGVGAPMPREVVRAMMLLRVRSLALGRSGVRPLVAEALVDLLNHEITPWVPEHGSLGASGDLAPLAHCALVLLGEGWVLGPAGERLDAAEALRRVGLSPVELAAKEGLALINGTDGMLGMLLLAVSDARHLFAMADVTAALAIEAMLGSERPFLPELHAIRPHPGQAASAANIHRLLQGSAVMDSHRDDLAHAVQDAYSMRCAPQVAGAARDTLDFVEVVAGRELASVVDNPVVLPDGRVESTGNFHGAPLGFAADYLAIAAAEVGAIAERRVDRLLDVARNRDLPAFLSPDAGVNSGLMIAQYTAAGIVAENRRLAAPASVDSLPTSGMQEDHVSMGWAATKKLRTVLDNLTSLLAVELLAAVRGLQLRAPLEPSPAGRAALEALGDTIGEPGPDVFLAPLMEAARAVIAGPHLRTAIERTTGPLA; encoded by the coding sequence ATGACCACCGTCACCATCCTGTCCACCGGGGTCTCCCCGGCCGACGTGCTCGCGGTCGCCCGCGGCACCGCCAAGGTCGTGCTCGACCCCGCCGCCGTCGAGGCGATGGCCACCAGCCGCTCCATCGTGGACGGCATCGAGGCCGCCGGCCGCCCGGTGTACGGCGTCTCCACCGGGTTCGGGGCGCTGGCGAACACGTTCGTCGCTCCCGAGCGGCGGGCCGAGTTGCAGCACGCGCTGATCCGCTCGCACGCGGCCGGGGTGGGCGCGCCGATGCCCCGCGAGGTGGTGCGGGCCATGATGCTGCTGCGGGTACGCTCGCTCGCGCTCGGCCGCTCCGGCGTGCGCCCGCTGGTCGCCGAGGCGCTGGTGGACCTGCTCAACCACGAGATCACCCCGTGGGTGCCGGAGCACGGCTCGCTGGGCGCGTCCGGTGACCTGGCGCCGCTGGCGCACTGCGCGCTGGTGCTGCTCGGTGAGGGTTGGGTGCTCGGCCCGGCCGGGGAACGGCTCGACGCCGCCGAGGCGCTGCGCCGGGTCGGGCTGAGCCCGGTCGAACTGGCCGCCAAGGAGGGGCTGGCGCTGATCAACGGCACCGACGGCATGCTCGGCATGCTGCTGCTGGCCGTCTCCGACGCGCGGCACCTGTTCGCCATGGCCGACGTGACCGCCGCGCTGGCCATCGAGGCGATGCTCGGCTCGGAGCGGCCGTTCCTGCCCGAGCTGCACGCCATCCGCCCGCACCCCGGCCAGGCCGCGTCGGCCGCGAACATCCACCGGCTGCTCCAGGGCTCGGCGGTGATGGACTCGCACCGCGACGACCTGGCCCACGCGGTGCAGGACGCGTACTCGATGCGCTGCGCGCCGCAGGTGGCCGGCGCGGCCCGGGACACGCTGGACTTCGTCGAGGTGGTCGCCGGCCGGGAGCTGGCGTCCGTGGTGGACAACCCGGTGGTGCTGCCCGACGGGCGGGTCGAGTCGACCGGCAACTTCCACGGCGCGCCGCTCGGCTTCGCCGCCGACTACCTGGCCATCGCCGCCGCCGAGGTGGGCGCGATCGCCGAACGGCGGGTGGACCGGCTGCTCGACGTGGCCCGCAACCGGGACCTGCCGGCGTTCCTCTCCCCCGACGCCGGGGTGAACTCCGGGCTGATGATCGCCCAGTACACCGCCGCCGGCATCGTCGCGGAGAACCGCCGGCTGGCGGCCCCCGCCTCGGTCGACTCGCTGCCCACCAGCGGCATGCAGGAGGACCACGTCTCGATGGGCTGGGCGGCCACCAAGAAGCTGCGTACCGTGCTGGACAACCTGACCAGCCTGCTCGCGGTGGAGCTGCTGGCGGCGGTACGCGGGCTCCAGCTCCGCGCGCCGCTGGAGCCGTCCCCGGCCGGCCGGGCCGCGCTGGAGGCGCTCGGCGACACCATCGGCGAGCCCGGCCCGGACGTGTTCCTCGCCCCGCTGATGGAGGCGGCGCGGGCCGTCATCGCCGGCCCCCACCTGCGCACCGCGATCGAGCGAACCACCGGCCCCCTGGCCTGA
- a CDS encoding allantoate amidohydrolase: MLTHSVEEGPLINRFRKLWAEIAPIGRDAGSGGYLRYALTEPERRLRGWFREQADRRGMPVSEDGNGNLFAWWGDPAAGGAVLTGSHFDSVPHGGGYDGPLGIVSAFLAVDELRAGGTTPDRPVVVAAFVEEEGARFGVPCLGSRLLTGEIDVDRAAGLRDQAGVSFAEALGERPAGADPALLGRFAAFVELHVEQGRALVDADAPVAVASAIWPHGRWRFDFTGEGNHAGTTRMADRRDPMLTYAFTVLAANKEARLRDAHATVGRVSVEPNATNAIPSRVTGWLDARAAEAETLHGLVEAVRVKATERAGRDGTTLACTRESATPLVAFDGGLAKRLVELLDAPVLPTGAGHDAGVLAAHLPTAMLFVRNPTGVSHSPAESATDADCAAGVTALARVLEELACR; encoded by the coding sequence TTGTTAACGCATTCGGTAGAGGAAGGGCCCCTCATTAACAGGTTCCGGAAGCTGTGGGCGGAGATCGCGCCGATCGGGCGGGACGCCGGCAGCGGCGGCTACCTGCGGTACGCGCTGACCGAGCCGGAGCGCAGGCTGCGCGGCTGGTTCCGGGAGCAGGCCGACCGGCGGGGAATGCCGGTCAGCGAGGACGGCAACGGCAACCTGTTCGCCTGGTGGGGCGACCCGGCGGCCGGCGGCGCGGTGCTCACCGGCAGCCACTTCGACTCGGTGCCGCACGGCGGCGGGTACGACGGGCCGCTCGGCATCGTCAGCGCGTTCCTCGCCGTGGACGAGCTGCGGGCCGGCGGGACCACCCCGGACCGGCCCGTCGTGGTGGCCGCGTTCGTGGAGGAGGAGGGCGCCCGGTTCGGCGTACCCTGCCTGGGGTCGCGGCTGCTCACCGGCGAGATCGACGTCGACCGCGCGGCCGGGCTGCGCGACCAGGCCGGGGTGAGCTTCGCCGAGGCGCTGGGCGAGCGGCCGGCGGGCGCCGACCCGGCGCTGCTCGGCCGCTTCGCGGCATTCGTGGAGCTGCACGTCGAGCAGGGCCGCGCGCTGGTCGACGCGGACGCGCCGGTCGCGGTGGCGTCCGCCATCTGGCCGCACGGCCGGTGGCGGTTCGACTTCACCGGCGAGGGCAACCACGCCGGTACCACCCGGATGGCCGACCGGCGCGACCCGATGCTCACCTACGCGTTCACCGTGCTCGCGGCGAACAAGGAGGCCCGGCTGCGCGACGCGCACGCCACCGTGGGCCGGGTGTCGGTGGAGCCGAACGCCACCAACGCGATCCCGTCCCGGGTCACCGGCTGGCTGGACGCGCGGGCGGCCGAGGCGGAGACGCTGCACGGCCTGGTCGAGGCGGTACGCGTCAAGGCCACCGAGCGGGCCGGCCGGGACGGCACCACGCTGGCCTGCACCCGGGAGTCGGCGACCCCGCTGGTCGCGTTCGACGGCGGGCTGGCGAAACGGCTGGTGGAGTTGCTCGACGCGCCGGTGCTGCCGACCGGCGCCGGGCACGACGCCGGGGTGCTGGCCGCGCACCTGCCCACCGCGATGCTGTTCGTGCGGAACCCGACCGGGGTGTCGCACTCCCCGGCCGAGTCCGCCACCGACGCCGACTGCGCGGCCGGGGTGACCGCCCTGGCCCGGGTGCTGGAGGAGCTGGCATGCCGCTGA
- a CDS encoding MBL fold metallo-hydrolase, protein MRLTVLGCAGSFPGPESPCSAYLMEADGFRLLIDFGAGSLSTLQRYVGLHAPDAVLLTHLHCDHMFDAVSYVVVRRYAPDGPYPPLPMYAPSGAPDRLASAYGQEEGSMEDVYQFYSLQPGTFPIGPFAVTVDRMNHPVETYGVRLEHGGRVFCYSADTAPCEALLRLAQDADVFLCEASYLDGMDNPPDLHLTGREAGEAATKAGVGRLLLTHLVPAWGSESHTVESATGAYAGPIEVVRAGAGYDV, encoded by the coding sequence ATGCGACTGACCGTCCTCGGCTGTGCGGGCAGCTTCCCGGGCCCCGAATCCCCCTGCTCCGCCTACCTCATGGAGGCCGACGGGTTCCGGCTCCTGATCGACTTCGGGGCGGGTTCGCTCTCCACGCTCCAGCGCTACGTCGGGCTGCACGCCCCGGACGCCGTCCTCCTCACCCACCTGCACTGCGACCACATGTTCGACGCGGTGTCGTACGTGGTGGTGCGCCGGTACGCCCCGGACGGCCCCTACCCGCCCCTGCCGATGTACGCGCCCTCCGGCGCGCCCGACCGGCTGGCCAGCGCGTACGGGCAGGAGGAGGGCTCGATGGAGGACGTCTACCAGTTCTACAGCCTCCAGCCGGGCACGTTCCCGATCGGCCCGTTCGCCGTCACCGTCGACCGGATGAACCACCCGGTCGAGACGTACGGGGTGCGGCTGGAGCACGGTGGCCGGGTGTTCTGCTACTCCGCCGACACCGCGCCGTGCGAGGCGCTGCTGCGGCTGGCCCAGGACGCCGACGTGTTCCTCTGCGAGGCCAGCTACCTGGACGGCATGGACAATCCGCCGGACCTGCACCTGACCGGCCGGGAGGCCGGTGAGGCGGCCACCAAGGCGGGGGTGGGTCGGCTGTTGCTCACCCATCTCGTCCCGGCGTGGGGCAGCGAGTCGCACACCGTGGAGTCGGCGACCGGGGCGTACGCCGGGCCGATCGAGGTGGTCCGGGCCGGCGCCGGCTACGACGTCTGA
- a CDS encoding formimidoylglutamate deiminase, whose amino-acid sequence MTRWLAEYAWLPDHAEPTPDVLIEATDGRLTAVTPLTAGGPPAAGVAVDAVRLPGLTLPGLADTHSHAFHRALRGRTHDGRGDFWSWRDLMYEVAARLDPDSYLALARAAYAEMALAGITCVGEFHYLHHGPGGTPYDDPNAMSAALVEAAAHAGIRLTLLDAAYLTAGVDGAELAGPQRRFGDGDALRWAERVDAFRPTDTHVRRGAAVHSVRAVPAGQLATVAGWADRQGLPLHVHLSEQPAENDACRAVHGCTPTRLLADHGVLGRHTTAVHATHPTAADVALLGDSGTGVCLCPTTERDLADGIGPARRIAEAGSPLSLGSDSHAVVDLFEEARAVELDERLRTRRRGHFAAAELLAAATVTGHAALGWGDAGRLAVGDRADLVTVRLDSARTAGVPPVGVFFAATAADVTHVVADGRTVVADGRHLTVDVPTELRDSIAAVTS is encoded by the coding sequence CTGACCCGCTGGCTGGCCGAGTACGCCTGGCTGCCCGACCACGCCGAACCCACGCCGGACGTGCTGATCGAGGCGACGGACGGGCGGCTCACCGCCGTCACGCCGCTGACCGCGGGCGGCCCGCCGGCCGCCGGGGTGGCGGTGGACGCCGTGCGGCTGCCCGGGCTGACGCTGCCCGGCCTGGCCGACACGCACTCGCACGCGTTCCACCGGGCGCTGCGCGGGCGCACCCATGACGGCCGGGGCGACTTCTGGTCCTGGCGGGACCTGATGTACGAGGTGGCCGCGCGCCTCGACCCCGACTCCTACCTGGCGCTGGCCCGCGCCGCGTACGCGGAGATGGCGCTCGCCGGGATCACCTGCGTGGGCGAGTTCCACTACCTGCACCACGGCCCCGGCGGCACCCCGTACGACGACCCGAACGCGATGTCCGCCGCACTGGTGGAGGCCGCCGCGCACGCCGGGATCCGGCTCACGCTGCTGGACGCCGCGTACCTGACCGCGGGCGTGGACGGCGCGGAGCTGGCCGGCCCGCAGCGCCGGTTCGGCGACGGCGACGCGCTGCGCTGGGCGGAACGGGTCGACGCGTTCCGCCCGACCGACACCCACGTGCGACGCGGCGCGGCCGTGCACTCGGTCCGCGCGGTGCCGGCCGGGCAGCTCGCCACCGTGGCCGGCTGGGCGGACCGGCAGGGGCTGCCGCTGCACGTGCACCTGTCCGAGCAGCCGGCCGAGAACGACGCCTGCCGGGCCGTGCACGGCTGCACCCCCACCCGGCTGCTGGCCGACCACGGCGTGCTCGGTCGGCACACCACCGCCGTGCACGCCACCCACCCGACCGCCGCCGACGTGGCGCTGCTCGGCGACAGCGGCACCGGGGTCTGCCTCTGCCCCACCACCGAACGGGACCTGGCCGACGGGATCGGCCCGGCCCGGCGGATCGCCGAGGCGGGCAGCCCGCTCAGCCTGGGCAGCGACAGCCACGCCGTGGTGGACCTGTTCGAGGAGGCCCGCGCGGTGGAGCTGGACGAACGGCTGCGCACCCGCAGACGCGGGCACTTCGCCGCCGCCGAGCTGCTCGCCGCCGCCACCGTGACCGGCCACGCCGCGCTGGGCTGGGGCGACGCCGGCCGGCTCGCCGTCGGCGACCGGGCCGACCTGGTGACGGTACGACTGGACAGCGCCCGCACCGCCGGGGTGCCGCCGGTCGGCGTGTTCTTCGCGGCCACCGCCGCCGACGTGACGCACGTCGTGGCGGACGGCCGGACCGTGGTGGCCGACGGCCGGCACCTGACCGTCGACGTGCCCACCGAACTCCGGGACTCGATCGCGGCGGTCACGTCGTGA
- the rdgB gene encoding RdgB/HAM1 family non-canonical purine NTP pyrophosphatase yields the protein MTDNKVLLATRNRKKLVELQRILDGALGAHRVALLGLDDVEEYPELPETGLTFGENALIKAREGCRRTGLPTIADDSGIAVDALGGMPGVFSARWSGRHGDDRANLQLLLDQVADVPDEHRGAAFVCTVALVLPSGKEHLVDGRQPGRLLRAPRGEGGFGYDPVFLGDGQERTNAELTPEEKDAVSHRGKALRELAKLVAKVLPPAG from the coding sequence GTGACCGACAACAAGGTGCTCCTGGCCACCCGCAACCGCAAGAAGCTCGTCGAGTTGCAGCGGATCCTGGACGGCGCGCTCGGCGCCCACCGGGTCGCCCTGCTCGGCCTCGACGACGTCGAGGAATATCCCGAGCTGCCGGAAACCGGCCTCACGTTCGGCGAGAACGCGCTGATCAAGGCGCGGGAGGGCTGCCGGCGCACCGGCCTGCCGACCATCGCCGACGACTCCGGCATCGCGGTGGACGCGCTGGGCGGCATGCCCGGCGTGTTCAGCGCCCGCTGGTCCGGCCGGCACGGCGACGACCGGGCCAACCTCCAGCTCCTGCTGGACCAGGTGGCCGACGTGCCGGACGAGCACCGTGGCGCGGCCTTCGTCTGCACGGTGGCGTTGGTGCTGCCCAGCGGCAAGGAGCACCTGGTCGACGGCCGGCAGCCGGGCCGGCTGCTGCGCGCGCCCCGGGGCGAGGGCGGCTTCGGCTACGACCCGGTCTTCCTGGGCGACGGGCAGGAGCGGACCAACGCCGAGCTGACGCCCGAGGAGAAGGACGCGGTCAGCCACCGCGGCAAGGCCCTGCGGGAGCTGGCCAAGCTGGTCGCCAAGGTGCTCCCGCCGGCCGGCTGA
- a CDS encoding glycosyltransferase family 4 protein: MRIAIVTESFPPDVNGVAHSVVRAAEHLVARGHEPLVVAPAPAGGRRRRADHHAYPVVRIPSVPLPRYQGFRLGVPRVGLTGALLGHRPDVVHLASPFVLGAAGASVAARHGLPTVAVYQTDVAAYARAYRVGWGEAAAWRRIREIHNSAQRTLAPSTRAAADLITHGVRRIWLWRRGVDAVRFHPARRSQTLRATLAPDGELLVGYVGRLAPEKRVELLAPVTALPGVRVVVVGDGPVRRQLERALPAARFLGVRRDDALAELYASLDVFVHTGPHETFGQTLQEAAASGVPVVAPASGGPVDLVESGVTGLLVPPDDGAALAAAVAELAADPARRARYGAAARVAVARRSWDAVGDELIGHYEAVLAGTPAAGRLPA; encoded by the coding sequence ATGCGGATCGCCATCGTCACCGAGTCGTTCCCGCCGGATGTCAACGGCGTGGCGCACTCGGTCGTCCGGGCCGCCGAGCACCTGGTCGCCCGGGGCCACGAGCCGCTGGTCGTCGCGCCCGCCCCGGCCGGCGGCCGGCGTCGCCGGGCCGACCACCACGCCTATCCGGTGGTGCGTATCCCGAGCGTCCCCCTGCCCCGCTACCAGGGCTTCCGCCTCGGCGTGCCGCGCGTCGGGCTGACCGGCGCGCTGCTCGGGCACCGGCCCGACGTGGTTCATCTGGCCAGCCCTTTCGTGTTGGGCGCGGCCGGGGCGTCGGTGGCCGCCCGGCACGGCCTGCCCACGGTCGCGGTCTACCAGACGGACGTGGCGGCCTACGCCCGGGCGTACCGGGTGGGGTGGGGCGAGGCCGCCGCATGGCGGCGGATCCGTGAGATCCACAACTCCGCGCAGCGCACCCTCGCGCCGTCCACCCGCGCCGCGGCGGACCTGATCACCCACGGGGTACGGCGGATCTGGCTGTGGCGGCGGGGCGTGGACGCGGTCCGGTTCCACCCGGCACGGCGCAGCCAAACGCTCCGCGCGACGCTCGCGCCGGACGGCGAACTGCTGGTCGGCTACGTCGGCCGGCTCGCCCCGGAGAAGCGGGTGGAACTGCTGGCGCCGGTCACCGCCCTGCCCGGCGTGCGGGTGGTGGTGGTCGGCGACGGACCGGTGCGCCGGCAACTGGAACGCGCGCTGCCGGCGGCGCGGTTCCTCGGCGTACGGCGTGACGACGCGCTGGCCGAGCTGTACGCCAGCCTGGACGTGTTCGTCCACACCGGACCGCACGAGACGTTCGGGCAGACGCTCCAGGAGGCCGCGGCGAGCGGCGTGCCCGTGGTGGCGCCGGCCAGCGGCGGTCCGGTGGATTTGGTCGAGTCGGGGGTGACCGGGCTGCTGGTGCCGCCGGACGACGGCGCGGCGCTGGCCGCCGCCGTGGCCGAGCTGGCCGCCGATCCGGCGCGGCGGGCCCGGTACGGCGCGGCGGCCCGCGTCGCGGTGGCCCGGCGAAGCTGGGACGCGGTCGGTGACGAGCTGATCGGGCACTACGAGGCGGTGCTGGCCGGCACGCCCGCCGCCGGTCGGCTCCCGGCGTGA